Genomic segment of Pararhodobacter zhoushanensis:
CAACGCACTGCCCTGCGCAAAGGAATTGACCGATGACCCGTTTTGCCCTGACCCTCGCCGCTCTCTCCACCCTGACCCTGAATGGCTCAATGGCCTCGGCCTCGATCTCGCTGAACCCGATGCCGGTCACCCCGGTCTCGGCCAGCTGCACGCCCGAGACGCCTTGCGTGATCTCGCTGCGCATGTTGTCCGCCCCCCGGCCCGCCCCGCCGATCTGGCCGTGCGCCACGCACAACAAGCGTCCTACAGCATTCCCGCGGTTGGTCGCCGCTGACGACACCTGCCTGTTCCTCCCCACCTGACCAGCGCCCCTGCGGGGGCGTTTTTTTGCGCCCGCCCCTGCCCGCCGGGAACTTCCGCCCGGCCGGCCCGTTAACCATCAAGCGCGCCCCGAGCGCGCCCGCCCCTGGAGAGCCACATCATGACCCGCGCCCTTCTTGCCTGTGCCACCGTGCTGACCTTGCTGCTGAATGGCTCGATGGCCGTTGCCCTGCCGCTGCTTCCCTGACCGCGGCGCACCCGGCGCCAGTGGACACGCGCCGCGCTTTCGGCTAGAGGCCCGGCCATGCTGGACAACCGCCCCGATCTGCCCGCCGAAATCGCCCGCCGCCGGACCTTTGCGATCATCTCGCATCCCGACGCCGGTAAAACGACTCTGACGGAAAAATTCCTGCTGTTCGGCGGCGCGATCCAGATGGCCGGACAAGTCCGCGCCAAGGGCGAGGCGCGGCGCACGCGCTCGGACTTCATGCAGATGGAGAAAGATCGCGGCATCTCGGTGTCGGCTTCGGCGATGTCTTTTGACTTCGAGAAGTACCGCTTCAACCTTGTCGACACCCCCGGCCACTCGGACTTCTCGGAAGATACCTACCGCACGCTGACCGCCGTGGACGCCGCGATCATGGTGATCGACGGCGCCAAGGGTGTGGAAAGCCAGACGCAGAAACTGTTCGAGGTCTGCCGCATGCGCGACCTGCCGATCCTGACCTTCTGCAACAAGATGGACCGCGAGGCCCGCGATACCTTCGAGATCATCGACGAGATTCAGGAAAATCTGGCCATCGATGTGACCCCGGCGTCGTGGCCCATCGGTCAGGGCCGCGAGTTTCTGGGCTGCTACGACATCCTGCACGACCGGCTGGAACTGATGGACCGCGCCGACCGTAACCGCGTCGGCGAAAGCCTCAAGATCAACGGTCTGGACGATCCCAAACTGGCCGACCACATCCCCGCCGACATGCTCGCCACGCTGCGTGAAGAGCTGGAAATGGCCCGCGAACTGCTGCCCGCCTATGACCGCGAGCAGGTGCTGAACGGCTCGATGACGCCGATCTGGTTCGGCTCGGCGATCAACTCGTTCGGGGTGCGCGAACTGATGGCCGGCATGGCCGAATTCGGCCCCGAACCGCAGCCGCTGACCACCGACAAACGCCAGGTCTCGCCCGAAGAAACCAAAGTCACCGGCTTTGTGTTCAAGGTGCAGGCCAACATGGACCCCAAGCACCGCGACCGCGTGGCCTTTGTGCGCCTCGCCTCGGGGCATTTCCTGCGCGGCATGAAACTGACGCATGTGCGCTCGGGCAAGCCGATGGCGATCACCAACCCGGTGCTGTTCCTCGCGTCCGACCGCGAACTGACGGAAGAGGCCTGGGCGGGCGACATCATGGGCATTCCCAACCACGGGCAACTGCGCATCGGCGACACGCTGACCGAGGGCGAGCTGATCCGCTTCACCGGCATTCCGTCCTTTGCGCCGGAACTCTTGCAATCGGTGCGCGCGGGCGATCCGATGAAGGCCAAGCATCTGGAAAAAGCCCTGATGCAATTCGCCGAAGAAGGCGCGGCCAAGGTGTTCAAGCCGATGATCGGCTCGGGCTTTATCGTCGGCGTCGTCGGTGCCCTGCAATTCGAAGTGCTGGCCTCACGGATCGAGCTGGAATACGGGTTGCCCGTGCGTTTCGGCCCGTCGCAATTCACCTCGGCGCGCTGGATTTCGGGCAGCAAGGCAGCGGTTGACGCGGTGGTCGAGGCCAACAAGGGCCATATCGCCACCGACCACGACGGCGACATGGTCTATCTGACCCGGCTGCAATGGGACATCGACCGCATCCAGCGCGATCACCCCGAGGCACGGCTCACGGCGACCAAGGAAATGATGGTCTGAGATCGCGGGCGCGTGAGCGCTCTCGCGCAGATAACCCTTGTAACTCAAGCGCCGGATCGCCAGATTCAAAAGGCAGGCATCGCCCCGTTTTCCAGCGGCACGAGCAGTCCTGCTGCTTGTCGAAAGCCACCGCCCGGTGCGGACCACCCGGCCTTCTTGACTTTCCCCTAGGCAACGGACCGGCGGGCATCAGCCCGACGGTGGTTCGGCAACGGAGAATACCATGGGCAAGGGCGACAACAAACGCGGCAACAAGGAAGTGAAGAAACCGAAGGCTGAAAAGCCCAAGGTTCTGGCCACGGCCAATTCCAACGCGGGCAAGGATCTGACCATCGGCGGCAAGAAGGTCAAGTGACCTGAGCGGGAACGCGCGAGGCCTCGCGCGTTCCCGGCCGTTTCGGGCGAAACCCATGGGGCGCGCGGTCATTGCGCATCTTGCGGGTTCCTGATTGCCGCGAGCAATCAGGACATAGGGTCAATGCTGGCGATGAAGGCATCAAAGGTTTGCGCGACTTTCCGGGCATCCCCCGGGCCCGGTTCGAGGATCTCGCTGTGCGGGGTGTCGAACCAGAAAACCTGACCAAAGCAGGCCCCGGTATGGGCAATCCCATATTCGCCCCCGCCGCTGTCCCCCGCGAACCAGATCAGGTCCCGGTTCCAGTGGATCACTGTCGCGCGGCTTGAACGACGGGGATCATACAACGGGTAGAACTCGCTGACGTCGACATCAAATCCCGCAACCGAGACCATGCCGTCGGGCAGGCACCCGTTGTTGCGCAGAAGGAACGCGCGATATTGCGGCGGCAGCCGCAATTTGGCACCGGCCTCGAAAGCGTCAAGTTCGGGTGACGTCAACGGGTGGCCGATGACCTTGAAGTCAAACGTCACAGCGCGGTTCGTGTGCAAAGGCTGCGCATCGCTGCTGACAGTTTCATACCAACCGCGACACCTCGACCGCCGCGCGCACGAAATCCGCGAACAGCGGGTGCGGGGCGAAGGGTTTCGACTTCAGTTCAGGGTGGAACTGCACGCCGACGAACCACGGGTGGTCCTTGTGCTCGACGATCTCGGGCAGACGGCCATCGGGTGACAGGCCTGAAAAGACCATCCCGCAGGCTTCCAGCTGCTCGCGGTATTTGCCGTCCACCTCGTAGCGGTGGCGGTGGCGCTCTTCGATGCGGGTGCTGCCGTAGATCTTCGCGACCAGCGACTCGGGCACCAGACGGGCGTCATAGGCCCCCAGACGCATCGTGCCCCCCTTGTCGTCACCCAGCTTGCGCTCGACGACGTGGTTGCCCTGAATCCATTCCTTGAGCAGATAGACCACCGGCGTAAAGCGCTTGCCGCCTGCCTCGTGATCGAACTCTTCGGACCCGGCGTCCTTGATGCCCGCCATGTTGCGCGCAGCCTCGATGACCGCCATCTGCATGCCCAGACAGATCCCCAGATAGGGGATCTTCTTTTCGCGCGCCCATTGCGCGGCGCGGATCTTGCCCTCGGTGCCGCGCTCGCCAAAGCCGCCGGGAACGAGAATCGCGTGGAACCCCTCCAGCCGCGGCGTCGGGTCTTCACGCTCGAAGATCTCGGCGTCGATCCATTCGGCCTTGACCTTGACCCGGTTGGCCATGCCGCCATGGGTCAGCGCCTCGGCGATGGATTTATACGCGTCTTCCAGCTGGGTGTATTTGCCCACGATGGCCACGCGCACCATGCCTTCGGGATGGGTCAGACGGTCCATCACATCCTCCCAGCGGGCCAGATTGGGGCGCGGGGCGGGGTTGATGCCGAACGCGTCCAGAACGGCCTGATCCAGCCCCTCCTGGTGATACGCAAGCGGCGCCTGATAGATCGTCTTCAGATCATAGGCCGGGATCACCGCATCGGGCCGCACGTTGCAGAACAGCGCGATCTTGGCGATTTCCTTTTCGGGAATCGGATGCTCGGACCGGCAGACCAGCACATCCGGGGCCAGACCGATCGACTGCAGCTCTTTGACCGAGTGCTGGGTCGGCTTGGTCTTCAGCTCTCCGCTCGCCGCCAGATAGGGCAGCAGCGTCAGGTGCATCAGGATGCACTGACCGCGCGGACGCTCGTGGATGAACTGGCGGATCGCTTCAAAGAACGGCAGGCCTTCGATATCGCCGACAGTGCCGCCGATCTCGCACAGCATGAAATCGACCTCGTCATCGCCGATGCGCAGGAAGTCCTTGATTTCATTGGTGACATGCGGAACCACCTGGATCGTCTTGCCCAGATAATCGCCGCGGCGCTCTTTTTCCAACACGTTGGAATAGATCCGCCCGGACGAAATCGAATCCGTCTTGCGGGCCGGAACGCCGGTGAAGCGCTCGTAATGGCCAAGGTCCAGATCGGTCTCGGCCCCGTCATCGGTGACAAAGACTTCACCGTGCTCGAAGGGCGACATCGTGCCCGGGTCAACGTTGAGATAGGGGTCAAGTTTGCGCAAGCGGACCGTGAAGCCGCGGGCCTGCAAAAGCGCCCCCAGCGCGGCCGAAGCCAGACCTTTGCCAAGGCTCGACACCACACCGCCGGTGATGAAGATATAGCGCGCCATGCTGGAAACTCCCGTGTTCGTCGCCGTCAGAATCAACGGATCACGGGATTCGAGCTATAGCCTAAACCCCGACGTTCCGCAATACGGACGCAACATCCTGCGTGAACGGGGCCGGGGCCCCAAAATATTGAGTGAGGTCGGCCCTGCCATCCGGCAAGGCCCGTTTGTCAGATCAGTCCTGCCGCGGCGGCAGGACAGGGGCGTCACCGGCGGGCGGCAACTGGATATCGGGCAGCGGGATGCTGCTGTTGGCATCCGGCGTGGCCGGAGCGGTCGGGAAGCCCAGACGCTCAAGCACCGAGGTTTCGGTCGAATTGGACGCGCCAATCACCGTCAGCGCCAGCGAGGTCAGGATGAAGGCCCCGGCAAAACCCCAGGTCAGCTTGGCCAGACCCGTCAGCGGCGGACGACCCGCCTGCGGGCCCATGCCGCCACCACCGATCCCCAGACCACCCCCTCGGAACGCTGCAGAAGCACCACGCCGATCAGCGCAAGCGCCAGGAGGAGGTGGATGATCAGCACAACGTTCTGCATGGGACGGCCTTTTCAACGGTTCGAGCCTATCTATGCGCAGCCGGAAAAGGGTGCAAGCCCTTTGCCCTGCCCTTTCCCGCGCGGATCTGGCAGCGATGCGCTCAGGCCTCAGCGTCGCATACCGCCGACAGCTTGTTGCCGTCAGGGTCGCGCAGATACGCCGCATAGAAAGCCCGCCCGTAAGGCCGCAGCCCCGGCGCGCCCTCATCCCGGCCCCCTGCGCGCAGGCCATCGGCATGGAACGCCGCCACCGCCGCCCGGTTGGGCGCCTCAAAACAGGGCATCGAGCCATTGCCGACACTCATCGGCAGCGCATCATAGGGCCGGTTCACCCAGAACCGGCACGGGCCACCCGGCGCGCCATAGCCGATCTCGCGCGCGTCCGTGTAGAGCCGGACATAGCCCAGCGCGCCCAGCGCCGCGTCGTAGAACCGCGCGGCCCGGTCGATATCGTCACTGCCAACGGTGACGTAGCTGAGCATCACTCGACATCCACGTCATCGACATCCGCCTGCCCGCTGATTCGCCGCCGCACGATGGACCAGCTCAGCCCGACCCCCAGCACCAGCGAGCCGATCAGGATCGCCAGCCACTGATTGAGCTTGGAATTGTCGGTGCCCAGCACGCCCCAGTCGATCAGCACCCAGACCAGCGCTGCAAAGATCGCCGCGACCAGCGCCATGCCCAGCGGCCCGATCGAGCGTAGCGTGGCGCGCAGATAGATCGTGTAGCCGACGATCAGCACCAGCCCCGACAGCACCAGAATTGGCAGCTCGGCCATGCCATTGTCCATCGCCCAGCGCACGAAATTATATGGCGTCGGGTTCCATGTGGCGGCGACCAGAACAAAGGCAATCAGCCAGCGGATAAGAAATGACATGGGCGCTAATCCTCGCAAGATGACCCTTGGTGCAGATGAAACGCGCCTGTGTCCAGCCCGCATCCCTGCTTCGTGACCACGCGCCCTGCCCCCGCGCCGCAGCACCAGACACGGCTTGCGTGACCGCACCGCCAGCGACCTGGGAACCGCAGTGCCCGGGACACCATGTTGTGAGGGCGCTCAAAACACCCGATCAACGGATGCTGTCGGGGAAAGGACCGCGCCCTTCAGGAAAACCAGCCCCATCCCGCGCACCGGCGACACGGGCGCTGGTCTGCGCCATGGGCTTCCCTTTGCCCTGTCTTTCCCTCGCTGCGCGTCCAACCCACCCCGGTTCAGGCCGCGACGAAAAAACGTGTTTCGTTGCTGCGCGTGCATCGCTATAGAACGCACGGTTTCACCAAACCGGGGAAGGACTCCTGTCATGGCCAATGTTGTTGTCGTAGGCGCTCAATGGGGCGACGAAGGCAAAGGCAAGATCGTCGATTGGCTCTCTGAGCGCGCCGACGTCATTGCGCGGTTTCAAGGCGGCCATAACGCTGGCCATACGCTGGTCATCGACGGGCAGGTCTACAAGCTGAACGCCCTGCCCTCTGGCGTGGTGCGCGGCGGCAAGCTCAGCGTGATCGGCAACGGCGTCGTGCTCGACCCCTGGCATCTGGTGCGCGAGATCGCCAAGATCCGCGAACAGGGCGTGGTGATCACCCCTGAGACGCTGATGATCGCCGAAAACACCCCGCTGATCATGCCCTACCACGGCGAGCTGGACCGCGCGCGCGAAGATCAGGCCTCGGGTTCCAAGGCCAAGATCGGCACCACCGGACGCGGCATTGGCCCGTGCTACGAGGACAAGGTCGGCCGCCGGGTGATCCGCGTCGCCGATCTGGCCGACACCGCCACGCTGGAGCTGCGCGTTGACCGCGCGCTGGTGCACCACAACGCGCTGCGCTCGGGTCTGGGGCTGGAAGCCATCGACCGCGACGCGCTGATCGCCTCGCTGAAAGAGATCGCGCCCGAGATCCTGCAATACGCAGCCCCGGTGTGGAAGGTGATGAACGACCTGCGCCGCGCCGGCAAACGCATCCTGTTCGAGGGCGCGCAAGGCTCGCTGCTGGACATCGACTTCGGCACCTACCCCTATGTCACCTCGTCCAACGTGATCGCGGGTCAGGCGGCCACCGGTGTCGGCGTCGGCCCCAATGCGATCGATTTCGTGCTGGGCATCGTCAAGGCCTATACCACCCGCGTCGGTGAAGGCCCCTTCCCGACCGAATTGCACGATGACGACGGCGAACGCCTTGGCACGCGCGGCCATGAATTCGGCACCGTCACCGGGCGCAAGCGCCGCTGCGGCTGGTTCGATGCCGCCCTGGTGCGCCAGACCTGCGCAATCTCGGGCATCAACGGCATCGCGCTGACCAAGCTCGATGTGCTCGACGGGTTCGAGACGCTGAAAATCTGCGTGGCCTACGATCTGGACGGCAAGCGGCTGGACTATCTGCCCACCGCCGCCGACCAGCAGGCGCGCTGCACGCCGATCTACGAGGAAATCGAGGGCTGGTCCGAATCGACCGAAGGCGCGCGGTCCTGGGCCGATCTGCCGGGGGCGGCGATCAAATACGTGCGCCGGATCGAAGAGCTGATCCAGTGCCCGGTCGCGATGCTCTCCACCTCGCCCGAGCGTGAGGACACCATCCTCGTCACCGATCCGTTTGAAGACTGATGGCCCTGTCCTATAAAACCCGCCGCCGCCTGTCGCTGCTGATCCTCGTGGTCGCGCTGCCGCTCTACATCGTGGTCGCCGTCACGCTGGTCAACCTGATCGACCGCCCGCCCTTCCTGCTGGAACTGGCGATCTATATCGGGCTGGGCGTGATCTGGGCTTTCCCGCTGAAAGCGGTGTTCAAGGGGGTCGGTCAGGCCGACCCCGACGCCACGGACGACTGAATAGCTCCCCCGACGGCGCCCTGCTTCAGATGCCGTCGGGAGGCA
This window contains:
- a CDS encoding peptide chain release factor 3; amino-acid sequence: MLDNRPDLPAEIARRRTFAIISHPDAGKTTLTEKFLLFGGAIQMAGQVRAKGEARRTRSDFMQMEKDRGISVSASAMSFDFEKYRFNLVDTPGHSDFSEDTYRTLTAVDAAIMVIDGAKGVESQTQKLFEVCRMRDLPILTFCNKMDREARDTFEIIDEIQENLAIDVTPASWPIGQGREFLGCYDILHDRLELMDRADRNRVGESLKINGLDDPKLADHIPADMLATLREELEMARELLPAYDREQVLNGSMTPIWFGSAINSFGVRELMAGMAEFGPEPQPLTTDKRQVSPEETKVTGFVFKVQANMDPKHRDRVAFVRLASGHFLRGMKLTHVRSGKPMAITNPVLFLASDRELTEEAWAGDIMGIPNHGQLRIGDTLTEGELIRFTGIPSFAPELLQSVRAGDPMKAKHLEKALMQFAEEGAAKVFKPMIGSGFIVGVVGALQFEVLASRIELEYGLPVRFGPSQFTSARWISGSKAAVDAVVEANKGHIATDHDGDMVYLTRLQWDIDRIQRDHPEARLTATKEMMV
- a CDS encoding SMI1/KNR4 family protein, with the translated sequence MTFDFKVIGHPLTSPELDAFEAGAKLRLPPQYRAFLLRNNGCLPDGMVSVAGFDVDVSEFYPLYDPRRSSRATVIHWNRDLIWFAGDSGGGEYGIAHTGACFGQVFWFDTPHSEILEPGPGDARKVAQTFDAFIASIDPMS
- a CDS encoding CTP synthase — its product is MARYIFITGGVVSSLGKGLASAALGALLQARGFTVRLRKLDPYLNVDPGTMSPFEHGEVFVTDDGAETDLDLGHYERFTGVPARKTDSISSGRIYSNVLEKERRGDYLGKTIQVVPHVTNEIKDFLRIGDDEVDFMLCEIGGTVGDIEGLPFFEAIRQFIHERPRGQCILMHLTLLPYLAASGELKTKPTQHSVKELQSIGLAPDVLVCRSEHPIPEKEIAKIALFCNVRPDAVIPAYDLKTIYQAPLAYHQEGLDQAVLDAFGINPAPRPNLARWEDVMDRLTHPEGMVRVAIVGKYTQLEDAYKSIAEALTHGGMANRVKVKAEWIDAEIFEREDPTPRLEGFHAILVPGGFGERGTEGKIRAAQWAREKKIPYLGICLGMQMAVIEAARNMAGIKDAGSEEFDHEAGGKRFTPVVYLLKEWIQGNHVVERKLGDDKGGTMRLGAYDARLVPESLVAKIYGSTRIEERHRHRYEVDGKYREQLEACGMVFSGLSPDGRLPEIVEHKDHPWFVGVQFHPELKSKPFAPHPLFADFVRAAVEVSRLV
- a CDS encoding VOC family protein; the encoded protein is MLSYVTVGSDDIDRAARFYDAALGALGYVRLYTDAREIGYGAPGGPCRFWVNRPYDALPMSVGNGSMPCFEAPNRAAVAAFHADGLRAGGRDEGAPGLRPYGRAFYAAYLRDPDGNKLSAVCDAEA
- a CDS encoding DUF6524 family protein, which translates into the protein MSFLIRWLIAFVLVAATWNPTPYNFVRWAMDNGMAELPILVLSGLVLIVGYTIYLRATLRSIGPLGMALVAAIFAALVWVLIDWGVLGTDNSKLNQWLAILIGSLVLGVGLSWSIVRRRISGQADVDDVDVE
- a CDS encoding adenylosuccinate synthase; this translates as MANVVVVGAQWGDEGKGKIVDWLSERADVIARFQGGHNAGHTLVIDGQVYKLNALPSGVVRGGKLSVIGNGVVLDPWHLVREIAKIREQGVVITPETLMIAENTPLIMPYHGELDRAREDQASGSKAKIGTTGRGIGPCYEDKVGRRVIRVADLADTATLELRVDRALVHHNALRSGLGLEAIDRDALIASLKEIAPEILQYAAPVWKVMNDLRRAGKRILFEGAQGSLLDIDFGTYPYVTSSNVIAGQAATGVGVGPNAIDFVLGIVKAYTTRVGEGPFPTELHDDDGERLGTRGHEFGTVTGRKRRCGWFDAALVRQTCAISGINGIALTKLDVLDGFETLKICVAYDLDGKRLDYLPTAADQQARCTPIYEEIEGWSESTEGARSWADLPGAAIKYVRRIEELIQCPVAMLSTSPEREDTILVTDPFED
- a CDS encoding DUF2842 domain-containing protein; protein product: MALSYKTRRRLSLLILVVALPLYIVVAVTLVNLIDRPPFLLELAIYIGLGVIWAFPLKAVFKGVGQADPDATDD